One Lepisosteus oculatus isolate fLepOcu1 chromosome 13, fLepOcu1.hap2, whole genome shotgun sequence genomic region harbors:
- the lpar5a gene encoding lysophosphatidic acid receptor 5a: MITKRQLENATCVLDPSHFRYPLFTVTYSVVLVLGLPLNAVSLWCLFRRLKLQSVPVVYMTNLAISDLLFVLSLPLRIYYFSTATWPFGQILCMVPGTLFSVNIYSSSLFITLISVDRFLAVVYPLRSRAIRTTKFAAIACGSVWVFILGLSIPVALNHSTSYDTCHNITRCFESFSPNSWYFGFIILCLITGVGILIPFVIIASSTLVVIWKIRNETHCSMPDNKKKITRMFIANLLMYAFCFIPFHAAFILYGLYKLDIIAYNFLDIQTITMCFASANSCLDPIIYYFVLRAFKKRKDDNLELRTLRTSVLQR, from the coding sequence ATGATTACGAAAAGACAACTTGAGAACGCAACATGCGTTTTAGATCCTTCACATTTCCGATACCCTCTATTTACAGTGACTTACAGTGTGGTGCTGGTCCTCGGCTTGCCGTTGAATGCTGTGTCCTTGTGGTGCCTCTTCAGGAGATTGAAGCTTCAGTCTGTTCCAGTCGTTTACATGACCAACCTGGCCATCTCGGACCTGCTCTTTGTCCTTTCTCTGCCTCTGAGGATTTACTACTTCAGCACAGCGACCTGGCCTTTTGGACAAATCCTCTGTATGGTACCAGGTACTCTGTTCTCCGTGAACATTTACTCCAGCTCTTTGTTCATTACTCTGATCAGTGTGGATCGCTTCTTGGCTGTTGTTTACCCTCTCAGGTCACGGGCGATTCGCACTACCAAGTTTGCAGCAATAGCTTGTGGATCAGTTTGGGTTTTCATCTTGGGGCTCAGCATCCCCGTTGCTCTGAACCACTCGACGAGCTATGACACGTGCCACAACATCACCCGCTGTTTTGAAAGCTTTTCTCCCAACAGCTGGTATTTTGGTTTCATTATTCTCTGTCTCATCACAGGAGTGGGGATTCTTATACCGTTCGTTATCATCGCAAGCTCGACACTTGTGGTGATATGGAAAATCAGAAATGAAACACACTGCTCAATGCctgacaacaaaaaaaagatcaCCAGGATGTTTATAGCAAATCTGCTCATGTATGCCTTTTGCTTCATCCCATTTCATGCTGCATTCATTCTTTATGGTTTGTACAAACTGGACATCATTGCATATAACTTTTTAGACATCCAAACAATTACAATGTGCTTTGCTAGTGCAAACAGCTGTCTGGACCCcatcatttattattttgttttgagagCCTTTAAGAAACGAAAGGATGACAATTTGGAGCTGAGAACACTGCGAACCTCTGTGTTACAGAGGTAA